A section of the Girardinichthys multiradiatus isolate DD_20200921_A chromosome 5, DD_fGirMul_XY1, whole genome shotgun sequence genome encodes:
- the prom1b gene encoding prominin 1 b isoform X3: MLWTRWLVLLLWWGATSAEQQADERDGHRAEVRSDPRRQRSPPPLEPLDFGFVPAAVYETHAYYEPGTIGILFHMVHAFLYVVQPNSFPKDLIVRIIQQNMGGIKIEEWRKPENVVLLLQWIHYESGFLICTAFGIVFVVLTPIVATCFCMCRCCDNCGGEMHQRQRKNADCHRGFFTASLIATTTFIILGVLVAYAANHNVSSQIKSTRRLINTNMRDLKTFANNTPSQIEYLTAQYTTAKNKVLSDLDNIGPLLGARIHSHLEKEVVPALDAALRMAAAKVESAIKAMRETKEALENVSSALEILQEGMGKLQASLAGERSSLSNTLSDPACTNGAVSPTCNTIRSTLPQLGINADFSKLPNVNYALANMNNVLKIDLSNFVQKGYASFNDTPALVKEQTRNIVTALPRVKSMLDKIGNEITAFSKMFPVESSLANFTIFLNDRHKVIESFYPQVDQMDFYRWIACVTLLCTVVLILAFNMLGLLCGTCGYDKQASPTTRGCLSNTGGNLLMAGVGFSFIFAWGLMGVVTTLFVVGGNVEKLMCEPLANRQLFKIIDTPFLVHPEKRNFLPGMLFQNPNIDLTLGSMYRECYENNGLYHALQLENIFNINSFLNRTVYNKDLAKVFEGVQVDLKDISLLDRASRDNLMNFANSGVGEIDYPAYLAEVNKGVTVVDLLSFCSDLEDQADQLPRGALENALKGHASSIRAIHREQVVPLEQAMSTLSQSIKLLQRTSNDLPVKVTNILSAIDAAEYLITHNASHVVKQETKVFVQSLEGYFKQYTEWVKNSLTAEVAQCKPISNMVDSMEIVACSFIIDSVNTFWMGLGACCILLIPSIIFSVKLAKYYRRMDTEDVFEDRAETGNRDEQVCDISGNVAPLSSPYNDTLTWFPRASAPPGEW; the protein is encoded by the exons atCTTATTGTTAGAATCATTCAGCAAAACATGGGAGGAATTAAAATAGAAGAATGGAGAAAG CCAGAAAACGTTGTCCTGCTGCTACAG TGGATCCACTATGAATCTGGATTCCTAATATGCACGGCATTTGGAATCGTATTTGTGGTCCTCACCCCGATTGTTGCCACCTGTTTCTGCATGTGTCGATGCTGCGACAACTGCGGAGGTGAGATGCATCAGAGGCAGAGGAAAAACGCAGACTGTCACCGAGGTTTCTTCACCGCCTCGCTCATTGCCACCACCACCTTCATCAT TCTGGGAGTACTTGTCGCCTATGCAGCAAACCACAACGTCAGCTCTCAAATTAAAAGCACTCGGAGACTCATCAACACCAACATGAGAGACCTGAAGACATTTGCTAACAACACCCCATCA CAAATCGAGTACCTGACTGCCCAGTACACCACTGCAAAGAACAAAGTCCTGTCAGACCTGGACA ACATTGGACCTTTGCTGGGAGCCAGAATCCACAGTCATCTGGAGAAAGAGGTGGTTCCTGCGCTTGATGCTGCCCTTCGAATGGCAGCAG CAAAAGTTGAGAGTGCTATTAAAG CCATGCGGGAGACCAAAGAGGCCCTGGAGAACGTCAGCTCCGCCTTAGAGATCCTTCAGGAAGGAATGGGAAAGCTCCAGGCCAGTCTGGCAGGAGAGCGCTCATCTCTGTCCAACACCCTGTCCGACCCTGCCTGCACCAACGGAGCCGTGTCTCCCACCTGTAACACCATCCGGTCCACCCTGCCTCAGCTTGGAATCAATGCTGACTTCTCCAAA CTCCCGAATGTTAATTACGCCTTGGCCAACATGAATAATGTACTGAAAATAGATCTCAGTAACTTTGTCCAAAAG GGTTATGCCTCCTTCAATGACACACCAGCGCTGGTAAAAGAGCAAACCAGAAACATCGTCACAG CTCTCCCTC GAGTGAAAAGCATGCTGGATAAGATTGGGAATGAGATCACCGCCTTCTCCAAGATGTTCCCAGTGGAATCCTCTCTTGCCAATTTCACCATATTTCTCAACGACAGACACAAGGTCATCGAGTCGTTTTACCCCCAGGTCGACCAAATGGACTTCTACAG GTGGATCGCCTGCGTGACGTTGCTCTGCACAGTCGTCCTGATTCTGGCCTTCAACATGCTCGGCCTGCTCTGCGGCACCTGCGGCTACGACAAGCAGGCTTCCCCAACGACACGCGGCTGCCTGTCAAACACCGGTGGAAACCTGCTGATGGC TGGCGTGGGCTTCTCTTTTATCTTTGCCTGGGGGCTGATGGGCGTCGTTACCACCCTGTTTGTTGTTGGAGGCAACGTGGAGAAGCTGATGTGTGAACCTCTGGCTAACCGACAGCTGTTCAAG ATCATAGATACACCATTCCTGGTTCATCCGGAAAAAAGGAATTTCCTTCCTGGGATGCTCTTCCAGAATCCAAACATCGACTTGACCCTGGGCAGCATGTACAG GGAGTGCTATGAGAACAACGGCCTTTATCACGCTCTGCAGCTGGAGAACATCTTCAACATTAACTCGTTCCTAAACAGGACCGTG TACAACAAAGACCTGGCCAAGGTGTTCGAAGGAGTCCAGGTGGACCTGAAGGACATCTCGCTGCTGGACCGGGCCAGCAGAGATAACCTCATGAACTTTGCCAACTCAGGTGTTGGAGAGATCGACTATCCGGCTTACCTGGCAGAG GTAAATAAGGGAGTCACGGTTGTCGATCTGCTGTCTTTCTGTTCCGACCTGGAGGATCAGGCCGACCAGCTG ccGCGTGGAGCTTTGGAGAATGCCCTGAAGGGACATgccagcagcatcagagccatcCACAGGGAGCAGGTGGTGCCTTTGGAGCAAGCGATG AGCACCCTGAGCCAGAGCatcaaactgctgcagaggaCATCCAACGACCTGCCT gtgaaagtcactaatatCCTGAGCGCCATCGATGCAGCGGAGTATCTAATCACTCACAACGCCTCACATGTTGTGAAACAG GAGACGAAGGTCTTTGTGCAAAGCCTGGAGGGATACTTCAAGCAGTACACTGAATGGGTTAAAAACTCA CTAACTGCAGAGGTAGCCCAGTGTAAACCCATCAGCAACATGGTGGACAGCATGGAGATAGTGGCGTGCAGCTTCATCATCGACTCAGTG AACACATTTTGGATGGGTTTGGGAGCCTGCTGCATCCTTCTGATTCCCAGCATCATCTTTTCCGTCAAACTGGCCAAATACTACAGACGGATGGACACAGAGGACGTCTTTGAAGA TAGGGCTGAAACAGGTAATCGTGATGAACAGGTGTGTGATATCAGTGGAAACGTCGCTCCGCTCAG cTCTCCCTATAATGACACACTGACTTGGTTCCCTCGGGCCTCAGCTCCACCAGGTGAATGGTGA
- the prom1b gene encoding prominin 1 b isoform X5, giving the protein MLWTRWLVLLLWWGATSAEQQADERDGHRAEVRSDPRRQRSPPPLEPLDFGFVPAAVYETHAYYEPGTIGILFHMVHAFLYVVQPNSFPKDLIVRIIQQNMGGIKIEEWRKPENVVLLLQWIHYESGFLICTAFGIVFVVLTPIVATCFCMCRCCDNCGGEMHQRQRKNADCHRGFFTASLIATTTFIILGVLVAYAANHNVSSQIKSTRRLINTNMRDLKTFANNTPSQIEYLTAQYTTAKNKVLSDLDNIGPLLGARIHSHLEKEVVPALDAALRMAAAKVESAIKAMRETKEALENVSSALEILQEGMGKLQASLAGERSSLSNTLSDPACTNGAVSPTCNTIRSTLPQLGINADFSKLPNVNYALANMNNVLKIDLSNFVQKGYASFNDTPALVKEQTRNIVTGVKSMLDKIGNEITAFSKMFPVESSLANFTIFLNDRHKVIESFYPQVDQMDFYRWIACVTLLCTVVLILAFNMLGLLCGTCGYDKQASPTTRGCLSNTGGNLLMAGVGFSFIFAWGLMGVVTTLFVVGGNVEKLMCEPLANRQLFKIIDTPFLVHPEKRNFLPGMLFQNPNIDLTLGSMYRECYENNGLYHALQLENIFNINSFLNRTVYNKDLAKVFEGVQVDLKDISLLDRASRDNLMNFANSGVGEIDYPAYLAEVNKGVTVVDLLSFCSDLEDQADQLPRGALENALKGHASSIRAIHREQVVPLEQAMSTLSQSIKLLQRTSNDLPVKVTNILSAIDAAEYLITHNASHVVKQETKVFVQSLEGYFKQYTEWVKNSLTAEVAQCKPISNMVDSMEIVACSFIIDSVNTFWMGLGACCILLIPSIIFSVKLAKYYRRMDTEDVFEDRAETGNRDEQVCDISGNVAPLSSPYNDTLTWFPRASAPPGEW; this is encoded by the exons atCTTATTGTTAGAATCATTCAGCAAAACATGGGAGGAATTAAAATAGAAGAATGGAGAAAG CCAGAAAACGTTGTCCTGCTGCTACAG TGGATCCACTATGAATCTGGATTCCTAATATGCACGGCATTTGGAATCGTATTTGTGGTCCTCACCCCGATTGTTGCCACCTGTTTCTGCATGTGTCGATGCTGCGACAACTGCGGAGGTGAGATGCATCAGAGGCAGAGGAAAAACGCAGACTGTCACCGAGGTTTCTTCACCGCCTCGCTCATTGCCACCACCACCTTCATCAT TCTGGGAGTACTTGTCGCCTATGCAGCAAACCACAACGTCAGCTCTCAAATTAAAAGCACTCGGAGACTCATCAACACCAACATGAGAGACCTGAAGACATTTGCTAACAACACCCCATCA CAAATCGAGTACCTGACTGCCCAGTACACCACTGCAAAGAACAAAGTCCTGTCAGACCTGGACA ACATTGGACCTTTGCTGGGAGCCAGAATCCACAGTCATCTGGAGAAAGAGGTGGTTCCTGCGCTTGATGCTGCCCTTCGAATGGCAGCAG CAAAAGTTGAGAGTGCTATTAAAG CCATGCGGGAGACCAAAGAGGCCCTGGAGAACGTCAGCTCCGCCTTAGAGATCCTTCAGGAAGGAATGGGAAAGCTCCAGGCCAGTCTGGCAGGAGAGCGCTCATCTCTGTCCAACACCCTGTCCGACCCTGCCTGCACCAACGGAGCCGTGTCTCCCACCTGTAACACCATCCGGTCCACCCTGCCTCAGCTTGGAATCAATGCTGACTTCTCCAAA CTCCCGAATGTTAATTACGCCTTGGCCAACATGAATAATGTACTGAAAATAGATCTCAGTAACTTTGTCCAAAAG GGTTATGCCTCCTTCAATGACACACCAGCGCTGGTAAAAGAGCAAACCAGAAACATCGTCACAG GAGTGAAAAGCATGCTGGATAAGATTGGGAATGAGATCACCGCCTTCTCCAAGATGTTCCCAGTGGAATCCTCTCTTGCCAATTTCACCATATTTCTCAACGACAGACACAAGGTCATCGAGTCGTTTTACCCCCAGGTCGACCAAATGGACTTCTACAG GTGGATCGCCTGCGTGACGTTGCTCTGCACAGTCGTCCTGATTCTGGCCTTCAACATGCTCGGCCTGCTCTGCGGCACCTGCGGCTACGACAAGCAGGCTTCCCCAACGACACGCGGCTGCCTGTCAAACACCGGTGGAAACCTGCTGATGGC TGGCGTGGGCTTCTCTTTTATCTTTGCCTGGGGGCTGATGGGCGTCGTTACCACCCTGTTTGTTGTTGGAGGCAACGTGGAGAAGCTGATGTGTGAACCTCTGGCTAACCGACAGCTGTTCAAG ATCATAGATACACCATTCCTGGTTCATCCGGAAAAAAGGAATTTCCTTCCTGGGATGCTCTTCCAGAATCCAAACATCGACTTGACCCTGGGCAGCATGTACAG GGAGTGCTATGAGAACAACGGCCTTTATCACGCTCTGCAGCTGGAGAACATCTTCAACATTAACTCGTTCCTAAACAGGACCGTG TACAACAAAGACCTGGCCAAGGTGTTCGAAGGAGTCCAGGTGGACCTGAAGGACATCTCGCTGCTGGACCGGGCCAGCAGAGATAACCTCATGAACTTTGCCAACTCAGGTGTTGGAGAGATCGACTATCCGGCTTACCTGGCAGAG GTAAATAAGGGAGTCACGGTTGTCGATCTGCTGTCTTTCTGTTCCGACCTGGAGGATCAGGCCGACCAGCTG ccGCGTGGAGCTTTGGAGAATGCCCTGAAGGGACATgccagcagcatcagagccatcCACAGGGAGCAGGTGGTGCCTTTGGAGCAAGCGATG AGCACCCTGAGCCAGAGCatcaaactgctgcagaggaCATCCAACGACCTGCCT gtgaaagtcactaatatCCTGAGCGCCATCGATGCAGCGGAGTATCTAATCACTCACAACGCCTCACATGTTGTGAAACAG GAGACGAAGGTCTTTGTGCAAAGCCTGGAGGGATACTTCAAGCAGTACACTGAATGGGTTAAAAACTCA CTAACTGCAGAGGTAGCCCAGTGTAAACCCATCAGCAACATGGTGGACAGCATGGAGATAGTGGCGTGCAGCTTCATCATCGACTCAGTG AACACATTTTGGATGGGTTTGGGAGCCTGCTGCATCCTTCTGATTCCCAGCATCATCTTTTCCGTCAAACTGGCCAAATACTACAGACGGATGGACACAGAGGACGTCTTTGAAGA TAGGGCTGAAACAGGTAATCGTGATGAACAGGTGTGTGATATCAGTGGAAACGTCGCTCCGCTCAG cTCTCCCTATAATGACACACTGACTTGGTTCCCTCGGGCCTCAGCTCCACCAGGTGAATGGTGA
- the prom1b gene encoding prominin 1 b isoform X2 — MLWTRWLVLLLWWGATSAEQQADERDGHRAEVRSDPRRQRSPPPLEPLDFGFVPAAVYETHAYYEPGTIGILFHMVHAFLYVVQPNSFPKDLIVRIIQQNMGGIKIEEWRKPENVVLLLQWIHYESGFLICTAFGIVFVVLTPIVATCFCMCRCCDNCGGEMHQRQRKNADCHRGFFTASLIATTTFIILGVLVAYAANHNVSSQIKSTRRLINTNMRDLKTFANNTPSQIEYLTAQYTTAKNKVLSDLDNIGPLLGARIHSHLEKEVVPALDAALRMAAAKVESAIKAMRETKEALENVSSALEILQEGMGKLQASLAGERSSLSNTLSDPACTNGAVSPTCNTIRSTLPQLGINADFSKLPNVNYALANMNNVLKIDLSNFVQKGYASFNDTPALVKEQTRNIVTGVKSMLDKIGNEITAFSKMFPVESSLANFTIFLNDRHKVIESFYPQVDQMDFYRWIACVTLLCTVVLILAFNMLGLLCGTCGYDKQASPTTRGCLSNTGGNLLMAGVGFSFIFAWGLMGVVTTLFVVGGNVEKLMCEPLANRQLFKIIDTPFLVHPEKRNFLPGMLFQNPNIDLTLGSMYRECYENNGLYHALQLENIFNINSFLNRTVYNKDLAKVFEGVQVDLKDISLLDRASRDNLMNFANSGVGEIDYPAYLAEVNKGVTVVDLLSFCSDLEDQADQLPRGALENALKGHASSIRAIHREQVVPLEQAMKYVRARSTLSQSIKLLQRTSNDLPVKVTNILSAIDAAEYLITHNASHVVKQETKVFVQSLEGYFKQYTEWVKNSLTAEVAQCKPISNMVDSMEIVACSFIIDSVNTFWMGLGACCILLIPSIIFSVKLAKYYRRMDTEDVFEDRAETGNRDEQVCDISGNVAPLSSPYNDTLTWFPRASAPPGEW, encoded by the exons atCTTATTGTTAGAATCATTCAGCAAAACATGGGAGGAATTAAAATAGAAGAATGGAGAAAG CCAGAAAACGTTGTCCTGCTGCTACAG TGGATCCACTATGAATCTGGATTCCTAATATGCACGGCATTTGGAATCGTATTTGTGGTCCTCACCCCGATTGTTGCCACCTGTTTCTGCATGTGTCGATGCTGCGACAACTGCGGAGGTGAGATGCATCAGAGGCAGAGGAAAAACGCAGACTGTCACCGAGGTTTCTTCACCGCCTCGCTCATTGCCACCACCACCTTCATCAT TCTGGGAGTACTTGTCGCCTATGCAGCAAACCACAACGTCAGCTCTCAAATTAAAAGCACTCGGAGACTCATCAACACCAACATGAGAGACCTGAAGACATTTGCTAACAACACCCCATCA CAAATCGAGTACCTGACTGCCCAGTACACCACTGCAAAGAACAAAGTCCTGTCAGACCTGGACA ACATTGGACCTTTGCTGGGAGCCAGAATCCACAGTCATCTGGAGAAAGAGGTGGTTCCTGCGCTTGATGCTGCCCTTCGAATGGCAGCAG CAAAAGTTGAGAGTGCTATTAAAG CCATGCGGGAGACCAAAGAGGCCCTGGAGAACGTCAGCTCCGCCTTAGAGATCCTTCAGGAAGGAATGGGAAAGCTCCAGGCCAGTCTGGCAGGAGAGCGCTCATCTCTGTCCAACACCCTGTCCGACCCTGCCTGCACCAACGGAGCCGTGTCTCCCACCTGTAACACCATCCGGTCCACCCTGCCTCAGCTTGGAATCAATGCTGACTTCTCCAAA CTCCCGAATGTTAATTACGCCTTGGCCAACATGAATAATGTACTGAAAATAGATCTCAGTAACTTTGTCCAAAAG GGTTATGCCTCCTTCAATGACACACCAGCGCTGGTAAAAGAGCAAACCAGAAACATCGTCACAG GAGTGAAAAGCATGCTGGATAAGATTGGGAATGAGATCACCGCCTTCTCCAAGATGTTCCCAGTGGAATCCTCTCTTGCCAATTTCACCATATTTCTCAACGACAGACACAAGGTCATCGAGTCGTTTTACCCCCAGGTCGACCAAATGGACTTCTACAG GTGGATCGCCTGCGTGACGTTGCTCTGCACAGTCGTCCTGATTCTGGCCTTCAACATGCTCGGCCTGCTCTGCGGCACCTGCGGCTACGACAAGCAGGCTTCCCCAACGACACGCGGCTGCCTGTCAAACACCGGTGGAAACCTGCTGATGGC TGGCGTGGGCTTCTCTTTTATCTTTGCCTGGGGGCTGATGGGCGTCGTTACCACCCTGTTTGTTGTTGGAGGCAACGTGGAGAAGCTGATGTGTGAACCTCTGGCTAACCGACAGCTGTTCAAG ATCATAGATACACCATTCCTGGTTCATCCGGAAAAAAGGAATTTCCTTCCTGGGATGCTCTTCCAGAATCCAAACATCGACTTGACCCTGGGCAGCATGTACAG GGAGTGCTATGAGAACAACGGCCTTTATCACGCTCTGCAGCTGGAGAACATCTTCAACATTAACTCGTTCCTAAACAGGACCGTG TACAACAAAGACCTGGCCAAGGTGTTCGAAGGAGTCCAGGTGGACCTGAAGGACATCTCGCTGCTGGACCGGGCCAGCAGAGATAACCTCATGAACTTTGCCAACTCAGGTGTTGGAGAGATCGACTATCCGGCTTACCTGGCAGAG GTAAATAAGGGAGTCACGGTTGTCGATCTGCTGTCTTTCTGTTCCGACCTGGAGGATCAGGCCGACCAGCTG ccGCGTGGAGCTTTGGAGAATGCCCTGAAGGGACATgccagcagcatcagagccatcCACAGGGAGCAGGTGGTGCCTTTGGAGCAAGCGATG AAATATGTCAGAGCGCGG AGCACCCTGAGCCAGAGCatcaaactgctgcagaggaCATCCAACGACCTGCCT gtgaaagtcactaatatCCTGAGCGCCATCGATGCAGCGGAGTATCTAATCACTCACAACGCCTCACATGTTGTGAAACAG GAGACGAAGGTCTTTGTGCAAAGCCTGGAGGGATACTTCAAGCAGTACACTGAATGGGTTAAAAACTCA CTAACTGCAGAGGTAGCCCAGTGTAAACCCATCAGCAACATGGTGGACAGCATGGAGATAGTGGCGTGCAGCTTCATCATCGACTCAGTG AACACATTTTGGATGGGTTTGGGAGCCTGCTGCATCCTTCTGATTCCCAGCATCATCTTTTCCGTCAAACTGGCCAAATACTACAGACGGATGGACACAGAGGACGTCTTTGAAGA TAGGGCTGAAACAGGTAATCGTGATGAACAGGTGTGTGATATCAGTGGAAACGTCGCTCCGCTCAG cTCTCCCTATAATGACACACTGACTTGGTTCCCTCGGGCCTCAGCTCCACCAGGTGAATGGTGA